A region of Nitrospinota bacterium DNA encodes the following proteins:
- a CDS encoding transcriptional repressor, with amino-acid sequence MSRVSSGGQWLKRYHDFLTRNGLKSTIQRDLIVEEFTRSTGHISADELHLKLRAGHPSIGLATVYRTLKILSAAGLAKERRFNDGLIRYEFAGPDGGHHDHMVCLTCGRVEEFENEDIEELQRKVAGQHGFKMTDHRLEIYGHCAQCASRREKA; translated from the coding sequence ATGTCCAGGGTTTCCTCAGGCGGACAGTGGCTGAAAAGGTATCACGATTTCCTTACCCGCAACGGATTGAAATCCACCATCCAGCGGGACTTGATCGTGGAGGAGTTCACCCGCTCCACGGGCCACATAAGCGCCGACGAACTGCATTTGAAGCTCCGGGCGGGACACCCGTCCATAGGCCTGGCCACCGTTTACCGCACATTGAAAATACTTTCCGCGGCGGGGCTGGCCAAGGAGCGCCGGTTTAACGACGGGTTGATAAGATATGAATTCGCCGGTCCCGACGGCGGGCATCACGACCACATGGTGTGCCTGACCTGCGGGAGGGTGGAGGAGTTTGAGAACGAGGATATCGAGGAGCTTCAGCGCAAAGTGGCGGGGCAACATGGATTTAAAATGACCGACCACCGGCTGGAGATATATGGCCATTGCGCCCAATGCGCCTCCCGCCGGGAGAAAGCCTGA